The Macaca thibetana thibetana isolate TM-01 chromosome 19, ASM2454274v1, whole genome shotgun sequence genome has a segment encoding these proteins:
- the CEACAM16 gene encoding carcinoembryonic antigen-related cell adhesion molecule 16, whose protein sequence is MALTGYSWLLLSATFLNVGAEISITLEPAQPTEGDNITLVVHGLSGELLAYNWYAGPTLSVSYLVASYIVSTGDETPGPAHTGREAVRPDGSLDIQGVLPRHSGTYILQTYNRQFQTEVGYGHMQVYEILAQPTVLANSTALVERRDTLRLMCGSPSTTAEVRWFFNGGALPVALRLGLSPDGRVLARHGIRREEAGAYQCEVWNPVSVSRSEPINLTVYFGPERVAILQDSTTRTGCTIKVDFNTSLTLWCVSRSCPEPEYVWAFNGQALKNGQDHINISSMTAAQEGTYTCIAKNTKTLLSGSASVVVKLSAAAVAMMIVPVPTKPMEGQDVTLTVQGYPKDLLVYAWYRGPASEPNRLLSQLPSGTWIAGPAHTGREVGFPNCSLLVQKLNLTDTGRYTLKTVTLQGKTETLEVELQVAPLG, encoded by the exons ATGGCGCTGACTGGGTACAGCTGGCTGCTCCTCAGTG CCACATTCCTGAATGTGGGGGCTGAGATCTCTATCACCCTGGAGCCTGCCCAGCCGACCGAAGGGGACAACATCACGCTGGTCGTCCACGGGCTTTCGGGGGAACTGCTCGCCTACAACTGGTACGCGGGGCCCACGCTCAGCGTATCGTACCTGGTGGCCAGCTACATTGTGAGCACAGGCGATGAGACTCCTGGCCCGGCCCACACGGGGCGGGAGGCTGTGCGCCCCGATGGCAGCCTGGACATCCAGGGCGTCCTGCCCCGGCACTCAGGCACCTACATCCTGCAGACGTACAACAGGCAGTTTCAGACTGAGGTGGGCTACGGACACATGCAGGTCTATG AGATCCTGGCCCAGCCCACAGTCTTGGCCAACAGCACGGCACTGGTGGAGCGTCGAGACACCCTACGCCTTATGTGCGGCAGCCCCAGCACCACAGCTGAGGTCCGCTGGTTCTTCAACGGTGGGGCCCTGCCCGTCGCTCTCCGCCTGGGCCTGTCCCCTGACGGCCGGGTGCTGGCCAGGCATGGCATCCGCCGGGAGGAGGCCGGTGCCTATCAATGTGAGGTGTGGAACCCGGTCAGTGTCAGCCGCAGTGAGCCCATCAACCTGACCGTGTACT TTGGCCCAGAACGTGTGGCCATCCTCCAGGATTCCACCACCCGCACAGGCTGCACCATCAAAGTTGACTTCAACACGTCCCTCACCCTGTGGTGCGTGTCCAGGTCCTGCCCAGAGCCCGAGTATGTGTGGGCCTTCAATGGGCAGGCCCTAAAGAACGGTCAAGACCACATCAACATCAGCAGCATGACAGCTGCCCAGGAGGGGACGTACACATGTATTGCGAAGAACACCAAGACCCTGCTATCTGGATCTGCCTCAGTCGTGGTCAAGCTCTCTG CTGCAGCAGTTGCCATGATGATCGTGCCCGTGCCCACCAAGCCAATGGAGGGCCAGGACGTGACGCTGACCGTGCAGGGCTACCCCAAGGACCTGCTGGTCTATGCCTGGTACCGCGGGCCTGCCTCCGAGCCCAACCGGCTGCTCAGCCAGCTGCCGTCAGGAACCTGGATTGCAGGCCCCGCACACACAGGCCGGGAGGTGGGCTTCCCCAACTGCTCACTGTTGGTGCAAAAGCTGAACCTCACAGACACTGGCCGCTACACACTCAAGACCGTCACACTGCAGGGCAAGACCGAGACACTGGAAGTGGAGCTGCAGGTGGCCC CCCTGGGGTAG